From one Desmospora activa DSM 45169 genomic stretch:
- a CDS encoding AraC family transcriptional regulator has protein sequence MLKIVHSLNFFKKMILYGCLVSMVPVIVLGFFSYIKSSNMIQEYVQKDKVQTIQQVRSNLEQTLKTVDHTLNHISDSTLINQALQESLNEYQFRLYRDLRKELAHLQSFDTRVSDVTMVNARKDWVLQNEGVSRLGEYPEREALLSYLDKPYPSAWIVKASRENATHSCDYTVSLVKKLPVRGTDKYGLFLVDIPTCELKEMLSAQNDFEKVIILDQDYRVILHEDDSLVGTSFRDKEYVKNLEMGEEKESGQFQVNIDEKPFTVTFQRSPFNDWIYISLVSIDELTVDSKQIGLFSFTLCVVIVGISFLVIWFGSRRMYRPIQKLMHTIQERMPLAKETKQNEFQLINEQMSDLFLSQSQLEQKVQKHLPQLQSFFMSKLLQGRVKSDEIAEKLSTLGFSPYTARWKHHSIISLQLDSGDHERFSDRDLALLLFAVGNVVEETVPRENRLVPVIDDQTLALVIGSDVSAAERFEDDIYKICETIQGNILKSLNLKASIGISQPFKQWIHVDTAYRQSVESLKWRVQADESVIIHYHPEHHDKKVMQHIYPAHLAQDLLEAVSNADEAQAEDLLKQLLSKLTTEEPSFQDYQMALVRLLHEFIMGMQEMGVSHYQINEESTSLYEQLVAMHKPREIEKWFLKRILRPLIRILRDRRESQYQNLSDAMIDIVHRNYDQDITLEQCADKLHYNANYLSSVFKKETGTTFREYLAQYRLQTAKKWLTETSMTIKEIAEKLRYNNPQNFIRSFRKSEGMTPGQYRMRYGKQPG, from the coding sequence ATGCTGAAAATCGTACATTCGTTGAACTTCTTTAAGAAGATGATCCTCTACGGTTGTTTGGTCAGCATGGTTCCCGTGATTGTATTAGGTTTTTTTTCTTATATTAAATCTTCCAATATGATCCAAGAATATGTGCAAAAGGATAAGGTTCAAACCATCCAACAGGTTCGTAGCAACTTGGAACAAACCTTGAAGACGGTGGATCATACCTTAAACCACATTTCCGATTCAACGTTGATCAATCAAGCCTTACAAGAGTCTTTGAACGAATATCAGTTTAGGCTTTATCGGGATTTGCGGAAAGAGCTGGCCCATCTGCAATCCTTTGATACCCGTGTGAGCGATGTGACGATGGTAAATGCGCGCAAAGATTGGGTGTTGCAAAATGAAGGGGTATCCCGCTTAGGGGAATACCCGGAGCGAGAGGCGCTGCTATCCTATTTAGACAAACCATATCCATCTGCCTGGATTGTAAAAGCGAGCAGGGAAAACGCAACCCATTCCTGCGATTATACGGTTAGTTTGGTAAAGAAGCTACCGGTACGGGGCACTGATAAATATGGATTATTTTTAGTTGATATCCCCACCTGTGAACTAAAAGAGATGTTAAGCGCCCAGAATGATTTTGAAAAGGTTATCATTTTGGACCAGGATTATCGTGTGATTTTACATGAAGACGATTCCCTTGTGGGTACTTCTTTTCGCGACAAAGAGTACGTCAAAAATTTAGAAATGGGGGAAGAGAAGGAAAGCGGACAGTTTCAGGTTAACATCGATGAAAAGCCTTTTACCGTCACCTTTCAGCGTTCCCCATTTAATGATTGGATTTATATTTCGCTGGTATCGATCGATGAATTGACGGTGGATTCCAAACAGATCGGACTTTTTTCCTTCACCCTGTGTGTGGTGATCGTCGGCATTTCCTTTCTCGTCATCTGGTTTGGATCGCGACGCATGTATCGGCCGATTCAGAAGTTGATGCATACGATTCAAGAACGGATGCCGCTGGCGAAGGAAACCAAACAAAACGAATTTCAACTGATCAATGAGCAGATGTCCGATCTATTTCTATCGCAATCACAACTGGAACAAAAGGTGCAGAAACACCTACCGCAACTGCAAAGCTTCTTTATGAGCAAATTACTGCAAGGCAGAGTGAAGAGCGACGAAATCGCCGAAAAGCTGTCAACCCTCGGCTTTTCCCCGTATACCGCTCGTTGGAAACATCATTCGATTATTTCACTTCAGCTTGATTCCGGTGACCATGAACGGTTTTCTGATCGGGATCTCGCATTGCTGCTGTTTGCAGTGGGAAATGTGGTGGAGGAGACGGTCCCGCGTGAAAATCGCCTCGTTCCCGTCATCGACGATCAAACCTTGGCACTAGTGATCGGTAGTGACGTTTCAGCGGCGGAGCGCTTTGAAGATGATATCTATAAAATATGTGAGACGATTCAGGGAAACATCCTAAAAAGCTTAAATCTGAAGGCCAGCATCGGCATTAGCCAACCCTTTAAACAATGGATCCATGTGGATACGGCTTATCGTCAAAGTGTGGAATCGTTGAAGTGGAGAGTACAAGCGGATGAAAGTGTCATCATTCATTACCACCCGGAACATCATGATAAAAAAGTGATGCAGCATATTTATCCCGCCCATCTGGCTCAGGATTTGCTGGAAGCGGTATCCAACGCCGATGAGGCCCAAGCGGAGGATCTCTTGAAACAGTTGCTGTCCAAGCTTACAACGGAAGAGCCTTCTTTTCAAGACTATCAAATGGCGCTGGTACGGCTGTTACATGAGTTTATCATGGGGATGCAGGAGATGGGGGTCTCCCACTATCAAATCAACGAGGAATCCACTTCCTTATATGAACAATTGGTCGCCATGCATAAGCCACGGGAGATTGAAAAGTGGTTTTTAAAAAGGATCTTACGACCGCTTATTCGGATATTGCGGGATCGGCGGGAATCCCAATATCAAAATCTATCGGATGCTATGATCGATATTGTTCATCGGAATTATGATCAAGATATCACCCTTGAACAATGTGCGGACAAGCTTCATTACAATGCCAATTATTTAAGCAGCGTATTTAAAAAAGAGACAGGCACGACCTTTCGTGAATATTTGGCCCAGTACCGCCTGCAGACAGCCAAAAAATGGCTGACCGAAACATCGATGACAATTAAGGAGATCGCCGAAAAATTGCGCTACAACAACCCGCAAAACTTTATTCGCTCGTTCCGCAAAAGTGAAGGAATGACACCGGGACAATACCGCATGCGCTACGGGAAACAACCGGGGTGA